In Pyricularia oryzae 70-15 chromosome 2, whole genome shotgun sequence, one genomic interval encodes:
- a CDS encoding E3 ubiquitin-protein ligase hulA: protein MSNSRIDSGLPAQPNLRVTIIAADGLYKRDVFRFPDPFAVATINGEQTKTTSVSKRTLNPYWNESFDFRVNEDSILAVQVFDQKKFKKKDQGFLGVINIRIGDIIELAADADDQMLTRDLKKSTDNLVVHGKLIVNLSTNLTTPARGQQQLAIPHRPAVGTPQPSSASSLAAGTVDNRPNSAMGGSNGSTHSPQPAHRPVSMNATPTVPQNGASTQNRNSSAMSPFEDAQGRLPAGWERREDNLGRTYYVDHNTRTTSWNRPTAAGGAAESRNAQEAATQVERQRHQNRTLPEDRTGANSPTLQQQQQQQQQAAAQAANNQTMMHTGATSPGTGELPPGWEQRFTPEGRPYFVDHNTRTTTWVDPRRQQYIRMYGGQNNANGTIQQQPVSQLGPLPSGWEMRLTNTARVYFVDHNTKTTTWDDPRLPSSLDQNVPQYKRDFRRKLIYFRSQPAMRILQGQCHIKVRRSHIFEDSFAEISRQSATDLKKRLMIKFDGEDGLDYGGLSREFFFLLSHEMFNPFYCLFEYSAHDNYTLQINPHSGINPEHLNYFKFIGRVVGLAIFHRRFLDAFFIGALYKMVLGKSVALPDMEGVDADFHRSLQWMLDNDISGGILEQTFSTEDERFGVITVEDLIPNGRNIDVTNENKKEYVDLMVKWRIEKRIAEQFEAFKTGFHELIPQDLINVFDERELELLIGGIAEIDVDDWKKHTDYRGYTEQDEVIQFFWQTVRSWDGEQKSRLLQFTTGTSRIPVNGFKDLQGSDGPRRFTIEKAGEINNLPKAHTCFNRLDLPPYKSLEMLQQKMTIAVEETMGFGQE from the exons ATGAGCAACTCACGGATAGACTCAGGCTTGCCGGC CCAACCAAATTTACGAGTTACAA TTATCGCCGCCGACGGGCTGTACAAACGAGATGTATTCA GGTTTCCCGATCCATTCGCCGTGGCTACCATCAACGGCGAGCAGACCAAGACTACATCAGTGTCAAAGAGGACGCTTAACCCCTACTGGAATGAAAGTTTCGATTT TCGAGTGAACGAGGACAGTATATTGGCGGTGCAAGTGTTCGACCAGAAGAAATTCAAGAAAAAGGATCAAGGATTCCTGGGTGTCATCAACATCCGCATCGGAGACATCATCGAACTAGCTGCCGATGCCGACG ACCAGATGCTCACACGAGACTTGAAAAAGTCGACCGACAATTTGGTGGTTCATGGCAAGCTGATTGTAAACCTGTCGACCAACTTAACAACCCCGGCACGGGGTCAGCAACAACTTGCTATACCGCATCGACCAGCGGTAGGAACCCCCCAGCCGTCTTCAGCATCATCACTGGCGGCAGGAACTGTCGATAACAGACCGAACTCGGCCATGGGTGGATCCAACGGCTCTACGCATTCACCACAACCCGCACATCGCCCTGTTAGCATGAATGCTACACCCACAGTACCTCAGAATGGCGCTTCCACACAGAACCGGAATAGTAGTGCCATGAGCCCGTTCGAGGATGCGCAGGGTCGTTTGCCAGCTGGGTGGGAGAGGAGGGAGGATAATCTGGGAAGAACGTATTACGTGGATCATAACACTCGCACGACGAGCTGGAATAGGCCTACCGCGGCTGGCGGTGCTGCGGAGTCACGGAACGCTCAGGAAGCTGCCACTCAGGTCGAACGACAGCGCCACCAGAACCGCACACTACCCGAGGATCGCACGGGTGCAAACTCGCCGActttgcagcagcagcaacagcagcagcagcaggccgcTGCACAGGCAGCCAACAACCAAACCATGATGCATACGGGTGCCACTAGTCCCGGTACTGGGGAGTTGCCGCCTGGTTGGGAACAAAGGTTTACTCCCGAGGGCCGACCTTACTTTGTCGACCATAACACCAGGACCACAACCTGGGTTGACCCTCGCCGGCAGCAGTACATAAGGATGTACGGTGGCCAGAACAATGCCAATGGTACTATTCAGCAGCAGCCCGTCTCACAACTGGGTCCATTGCCGAGCGGATGGGAAATGCGGTTGACCAACACCGCAAGGGTCTACTTTGTGGACCATAACACTAAGACCACGACGTGGGACGACCCCAGGTTACCGTCATCTCTGGACCAGAACGTCCCGCAGTACAAGCGTGACTTTAGGAGGAAGCTCATTTACTTCCGCTCACAACCTGCTATGCGGATACTTCAGGGCCAGTGCCACATCAAGGTGCGGCGTTCTCACATTTTCGAGGACTCTTTTGCGGAGATATCTCGCCAGTCGGCAACAGacctgaagaagaggttgatGATCAAGTTCGATGGAGAAGATGGTTTGGACTATGGTGGTCTCTCGAGAGagttctttttcttgctctCACACGAGATGTTCAATCCTTTCTACTGCCTGTTCGAGTACTCAGCACACGACAACTACACCCTGCAGATTAATCCCCACTCTGGCATCAACCCAGAGCATCTCAACTATTTCAAGTTTATAGGGCGTGTTGTTGGGTTGGCTATCTTCCACCGAAGATTCCTCGACGCCTTCTTCATCGGCGCGCTTTACAAGATGGTTCTGGGCAAGTCTGTAGCCTTGCCCGACATGGAGGGTGTCGATGCCGATTTCCACCGGTCTCTACAATGGATGTTGGACAACGATATCTCGGGTGGCATTTTGGAACAAACCTTTTCCACTGAGGATGAGCGATTCGGCGTCATAACCGTCGAAGACTTGATCCCGAACGGAAGAAATATTGACGTCACAAACGAGAACAAGAAGGAGTACGTTGACCTGATGGTCAAGTGGAGGATTGAGAAGCGTATTGCGGAGCAGTTTGAGGCGTTCAAGACGGGTTTCCATGAACTGATCCCTCAGGACTTGATCAACGTTTTTGACGAGCGCGAACTCGAACTGCTGATTGGTGGAATTGCAGAAATCGATGTGGATGACTGGAAAAAGCACACGGACTACCGAGGATACACCGAGCAGGACGAGGTTATCCAGTTCTTCTGGCAGACCGTACGATCATGGGATGGCGAGCAGAAGTCACGTCTTCTGCAATTCACTACTGGTACATCCCGTATCCCGGTGAACGGTTTTAAGGATCTGCAGGGAAGCGATGGACCGCGGCGCTTCACGATCGAAAAGGCGGGCGAGATCAACAACCTCCCCAAGGCACACACTTG CTTCAACCGCTTGGACCTTCCTCCATATAAATCACTGGAGATGCTCCAGCAAAAGATGACTATTGCTGTTGAGGAGACGATGGGTTTCGGTCAGGAGTAG